TTGACCCGGAACTTGTCTGGGCCATATGGTATCCGCTCAGGAGGGCTAAGGCCTTTGAAACTCTCCCTTACGAGGAGCAAAGAGCTGTTCTCGGGGAACACGGCAAGGTAGGGTTTCAGTTCGGGGATGCGGGATACGCAAAGGACATCCGTCTTGCGAGCCACGGTCTTGACAAAAATGACAATGATTTCGTGATAGGAATTCTGGGCAGAGATCTCTATCCTCTTTCCGCGCTGGTGGAGAGGATGAGAAAGACGCAGCAGACTTCAAGGCACCTTGAAAGCCTAGGACCGTTTTTTATCGGCAAAAAACTGTTTTCAACCGGACAGGCCATATGAAAGAGGCTACTGAACTTCTATCAGGGCTTGGAACCCATATTGATCTGGAGATTGCGATTCCGGTCGCTATAGCAGTCGCCGTACTTGCGGCGGTTTATTTTCTTTTCAGGAAGAAAGAAGTTGCGCCGGAGACCGTGGCGCAGCAGCAGCCCGAGGCCGTTTCCGCTGAACCTGAAGAGGTGGAGCCACCGCCCGAACCCCCCGCTCCGGAAGCCGCACCCGGGCAAGTTGTCGAGACTGCGCCTGAACCGCAGTTTACCGCGCCCGAACCTGTAGCTGTGGAAGAAGATATTGTGACGCCGCCTGCGGATTCCGTACCTGTTGCTGAACCGATCGAGGTTTCCGAAGAGCCGATTTCCCCTGAAGAAACTGAAGCTGAACCCGAAGAACCGAAAGCCGAAGAGGAACCGGAGGAAACCAAGGTTCCCGAAGAGCCGGAGGAGGAAGTTGTTGCGGAAGAAAAAGAAGATGATACGGAAGGGGATTTCTTCTCGAGACTCAGCTTCGGACTTTCCAAAACTCGCAGGGGGATTCTTCAGAATCTTGAGCATGTTTTTTCATCCGGGAAGATTGATGACGCAGCCTGGGATGAGTTCGAGGAGGTACTCATAATGTCGGATATGGGAGTTGCGACCACTGCGAAGCTGCGAGAGAAAGTCTCATCTGCTGTTGGGGTAGGGGATGGTGGAGACATGGAGAAAATAAAAAGCCTTCTTGAAAAAGAGATCCTCGACATTCTAAGGGGAGTTGAGAGTCCGGTGGTTGAGCTTTCCGCCAAACCGACGGTTTTCATGGTGGCGGGAGTTAACGGCGTCGGGAAAACTACTTCCATAGGAAAAATCGCCAACAGGTTCACACGGGAAGAAAAAAAGGTAATGGTAGCCGCCGCCGACACATTCAGGGCGGCTGCGGTTGAGCAGCTCGGGGTGTGGGCGGAACGGGTGGGAAGCGATTTTCTTCGTGGCCAGACCGGGGCGGACCCCTCCGCCGTAGCTTACGATGCGGTAAAGGCGTCAGTTTCAAGGGGTATTGACTTGCTTATAATAGATACCGCCGGGCGGGTTCACACGAAAACGGGGCTTATGGACGAACTCAAGAAGCTGAGGAGAGTGGTAGCACGTGAACTCGAGGGAGCCCCCCATGAAACTCTCCTTGTCGTTGATGCAACTACTGGGCAGAATGCCGTGGAGCAGGCTAGGGTTTTTGGCGAGGCAATCGGGGTGACCGGTATAGTGCTTACTAAGCTCGACGGGACCGCCAAGGGGGGAATAATAGTGGCAATAGCGGAACAGTTAGGTCTTCCTGTGAAATATATAGGAGTTGGGGAGGGTCTCGGGGACCTGCGGGAATTTGACGCCGAACAGTTCACAAGGGCGCTTTTCACATCGGACA
This genomic window from Candidatus Dadabacteria bacterium contains:
- the ftsY gene encoding signal recognition particle-docking protein FtsY produces the protein MKEATELLSGLGTHIDLEIAIPVAIAVAVLAAVYFLFRKKEVAPETVAQQQPEAVSAEPEEVEPPPEPPAPEAAPGQVVETAPEPQFTAPEPVAVEEDIVTPPADSVPVAEPIEVSEEPISPEETEAEPEEPKAEEEPEETKVPEEPEEEVVAEEKEDDTEGDFFSRLSFGLSKTRRGILQNLEHVFSSGKIDDAAWDEFEEVLIMSDMGVATTAKLREKVSSAVGVGDGGDMEKIKSLLEKEILDILRGVESPVVELSAKPTVFMVAGVNGVGKTTSIGKIANRFTREEKKVMVAAADTFRAAAVEQLGVWAERVGSDFLRGQTGADPSAVAYDAVKASVSRGIDLLIIDTAGRVHTKTGLMDELKKLRRVVARELEGAPHETLLVVDATTGQNAVEQARVFGEAIGVTGIVLTKLDGTAKGGIIVAIAEQLGLPVKYIGVGEGLGDLREFDAEQFTRALFTSDKEALH